The following nucleotide sequence is from Trifolium pratense cultivar HEN17-A07 linkage group LG2, ARS_RC_1.1, whole genome shotgun sequence.
CCAAATGGACAGTTACATAGGAACGCTAAATCGGGATCCGAATAGTAGTATATGTCATTTTTGTGTACGAAATTAAACGGTACCGTTAGGGCAGTTACTGTATGGGGTCAACTCAATGCCAAATGAAAAGGAGCACAATAGATCGATATGAACATCATGAGCTGTTCCTTAATAAACCCGGTTTTTGCTGCTATTTATGTCTCGAGCCCTTCttccaattaaaaaaaaaaacggatagagtatcaaatttactaaattaccctaaatattcctaatcaaattataattttttttttattaaaaactacTTGATCACtaacacataaaaaattgaataaatatttttcattaatgatttattcatttaataagttttacaagaaataacacaatagtctcacttttattttaacaattttatataacaaatttttaatattttattttaaataattttttatcttaatataatgacaaacttaaatattgaATAAGAATTCACGGGTCTTTTAACtagataattataaataattatatgcaGCATAAATAAAACCTccgattctttttttttttgaaccaaacaaactcactgcatttcattaattatcaaaagttcaatacatgaaagaataatctcaaatctatggaaactagtccaggaattggccgccctaactaaagtgtgagcaaccgaattcacttgtctcctaataaacttaacttcaaagttcacacatgataacataacaagaataatttcattaacgattgaaagaaactctgaattgccttgccgtttggtacgaatagtctcaaccaacacttgacaaCCTCCAATTCTAAATGGAGcatttgcgtaaaaaaaaaaaatctaaatggAGTATTAACGTGTagtctatctttttttttttacataaacgtagtctattttttataattacacATTACACATATATTAAACTAGCCACCATGCTCGTGCGTTCGCACGAGTCAATAATTATAGATCAATCATATTATATCTATTTTGACTAATAAACAAAGTaactgaaataaataaaaataataataaacaaagtaactaaaataaataaataaaatcataaacaaaGTAATTCATATGCGTAGAAATCGAAAATATTTATTGTCTAATTTATTTCTATAAACTTACATAAATACGAAAGTACAAACAATCTTACAAATTACgaaaaatttctttataaacGACATTTGAAGtgatatttgtaaggttgccgTCATCATCAACGATTAAAATCTTCAAACCATTTCTCGATATGACTCTTGACAGAGCAACATATAATTGATCATGCGAAAATACTAATTGTGGAATATACACTCCAACATTTTTCAGTGACTGACCTTAACTCCTGTTAAAAGTCATGACATAGTGGTTGAAAGATTTTATTCACAGCAAGTGATCCCAGGTTCGAATCTCATGGTAGAcacatttctcttttttttaaatgaattagATAGTGAAAAAGTTTCCTCCAAAACTGCAATGCAAATTTGAGTTAACCAAGTTGCATATTACAACCATTATATATAAGAAGGATAtatgggtatttttgtcatttacGAAACAtatatctttcttttctcttACTTTCTATTCACTTTCACTCATACCAAGCAACTAAAAAATAATCTCACTTTCcacttattttcttttctttaccAATCTTTCCTTTATTTTCTCATCCAAACAAAACCTTAATCTTCATTTACTAACACATCCATCCACGTGGCCTCACCTCAATCATCCAACCATCATTATAATTCCCAAAATGTAATTATAttgttaaaagaaataatatttttactaaattatctcTATTAGTTATAAGTTTGTTTCTTGAAAATAATGCATGTAATAGTTATTAAGGGATACAATTGAAAAGTGAGAGTATTATCTAAAAATTTGAAGAGAAAATTATTAAATCGTAAAAGGGTATGAAGTATAGTATCTAAATCCAAACATACACACATGGCAACATATGAGAGGTCTTCTAACTTGCAAAAAGGCTTAATGGGACCAAACATTATCCTATCCAGAAATCCTTTGTCCCATAATCCCTCCCATAATGCAACATTGTATGTGGTCTCAAAAATGCTCTTTCAAATTTCATGAATCACACTCAAATCCTCTCTCAAACCCTCTctcaaacataaataaaacaCACTCTTCTCAAATtccacatttttttcttttttggctCAAAAAGAAAACCATCCAAAACTACACCAATAAAGCTTCATACATACTTCAGAATTTTAGCCAGCTGAATTTCATTTCAACATGTATCATATCTGGTGAAAGACTATATCTTTTCTTAAATTTCTATGATATCAGATTTCGAGCTCATTCattcttgcttattttcaaattttattacaTATGTTTCATAGtgtattttcaatttgttgAACATAACATGGTGGTGTTAGTGAAAGAATGACTAGGACAATTGTCCTAAGCCAAACCCATTTTTTGTCGCTACCAAATAATCAACCTAATAGCATTGAATTGAGCAATAGTTTCAATGAAAAGGGTTGGTTATGTTTACTCAAAAGATGCAAAAACATGGAAGAATTTAAACAAGTTCATGCCCATGTTTTGAAATGGGGTATTTTCTTTGATTCATTTTGTATGAGTAATCTTGTTGCAACTTGTGCTTTAACAAAATGGGGTAGTATGGATTATGCTTGTTCAATTTTCAATCAAATTGATGAACCTTGTAGCTTTGATTATAACACAATGATTAGAGGGAATGTTAATAAGATGAAATTAGAAGAAGCTTTGTTGCTTTATGTTGAGATGATTGAAGAAGGTGTTGAGCCTGATAAATTCACATATCCTTTTGTTTTAAAGGCTTGTTCTTTATTAGGCGCGTGTGACGAAGGAATTCAAGTTCATGGACATGTTTTTAAGATCGGTTTTGAAGGTGATGTCTTTGTGCAAAATAGTTTGGTTAACATGTATGGTAAGTGTGGAGCGATAAATTGTGCTCGTGatgtgtttgataaaatagGTGAGAAGAGCGTTGCTTCGTGGAGTGCTATTATTGGGGCTTATGCTTGTGTGGAAATGTGGCATGAGTGTTTGATGCTTCTTGGGGAAATGAGTAGTGAAGGAAGGTGTAGGGTTGAAGAAAGCACATTAGTGAATGTGCTTTCTGCTTGCACTCATTTGGGTTCTCCTAATCTTGGAAAGTGTATACATGGGATCTTGTTGAGGAACATTAGTGAACTCAATGTTGTTGTGGAAACttcattaattgatatgtatgtCAAGTGTGGATGTCTTGAGAAAGGTTTGCGTGTGTTTGAAAATATGTCGGAGAAGAATATATTTTCTTACACTGTAATGATATCCGGGCTTGCGATTCATGGACATGGTAAAGAAGCTCTTAAAGTTTTCACACAAATGGTGGAAGAAGGTTTCGAACCAGATCATGTTGTCTTTGTCGGTGTATTGAGTGCTTGTAGTCATGCCGGTCTTGTTGACGAGGGTCTACAATGTTTCAAAACCATGCAATTTGAGAAGAAGATTAATCCAACGGTTCAGCATTATGGTTGCATGGTGGATCTCTTGGGAAGAATTGGGATGTTAAAGGAAGCCTATGAACTCATAAAGAGCATGTCAATTAAACCTAATGACGTGATTTGGAGGAGCCTTCTAAGTGCTTGTAAGGTTCATCTTAACTTAGAAATTGCTGAGATTGCGGCCGAGAATCTTTTCGTGTTGAATCAAAGCAATCCTGGTGATTATTTGGTGCTAGCAAATATGTACGCAAAGGTGCAAAAGTGGGATGATGTAGCCAAGATCAGAAAAAA
It contains:
- the LOC123907636 gene encoding pentatricopeptide repeat-containing protein At1g31920, translated to MTRTIVLSQTHFLSLPNNQPNSIELSNSFNEKGWLCLLKRCKNMEEFKQVHAHVLKWGIFFDSFCMSNLVATCALTKWGSMDYACSIFNQIDEPCSFDYNTMIRGNVNKMKLEEALLLYVEMIEEGVEPDKFTYPFVLKACSLLGACDEGIQVHGHVFKIGFEGDVFVQNSLVNMYGKCGAINCARDVFDKIGEKSVASWSAIIGAYACVEMWHECLMLLGEMSSEGRCRVEESTLVNVLSACTHLGSPNLGKCIHGILLRNISELNVVVETSLIDMYVKCGCLEKGLRVFENMSEKNIFSYTVMISGLAIHGHGKEALKVFTQMVEEGFEPDHVVFVGVLSACSHAGLVDEGLQCFKTMQFEKKINPTVQHYGCMVDLLGRIGMLKEAYELIKSMSIKPNDVIWRSLLSACKVHLNLEIAEIAAENLFVLNQSNPGDYLVLANMYAKVQKWDDVAKIRKKMAEKSLVQTPGFSLIEAKRKVYKFVSQDRSIPQWNTIYDMIHQMEWQLKFEGYIPDTSQILLDVEEEEKKERLKYHSQKLAIAFGLIHTSEGSPLRITRNLRMCSDCHTYTKYISMIYEREITIRDRHRFHHFKNGTCSCKDYW